Proteins found in one Etheostoma spectabile isolate EspeVRDwgs_2016 unplaced genomic scaffold, UIUC_Espe_1.0 scaffold00005242, whole genome shotgun sequence genomic segment:
- the LOC116677491 gene encoding gastrula zinc finger protein XlCGF49.1 produces the protein MQNSDVMLALQRSFSCSYCGKTFGCKADLKTHVQCHTGKKAYNCLVCQKSFTQSGNLQAHMRIHRGEKPFSCSECGRAFTENGTLKRHMMIHTGERPYSCSVCQRAFTRRQRLKKHMRIHTREKVCTTRFGYKSALKKHLKVHTGDKPFGCFECSEAFTENGLLKTHMRTHTAVFVTKD, from the exons ATGCAAAATAGTGACGTAATGTTGGCGTT acagcgatcatTTAGCTGCTCGTACTGTGGGAAAACATTTGGCTGCAAGGCCGATCTGAAGACTCACGTGCAATGTCACACAGGGAAAAAAGCTTACAACTGTTTAGTCTGTCAAAAATCTTTCACACAGAGTGGAAACTTACAggcacacatgagaatccacagaggagagaagcctttcagctgctctgagtgtggtagAGCTTTTACTGAAAATGGAACcctgaagagacacatgatgATTCACACAGGAGAAAGACCTTACAGCTGCTCAGTGTGTCAGAGAGCTTTCACACGGAGACAACGTTTAAagaaacacatgagaatccacacaagAGAGAAAGTCTGTACTACACGATTTGGCTACAAGTCAGCTCTGAAGAAACATCTAAAAGTCCACACGGGAGACAAACCTTTCGGCTGCTTTGAGTGTAGTGAAGCTTTCACTGAAAATGGACTCTTGAAGACACACATGAGAACTCATACTGCAGTGTTTGTGACAAAAGATTAA